A genomic region of Candidatus Pseudomonas phytovorans contains the following coding sequences:
- the nhaR gene encoding transcriptional activator NhaR — MLNYRQLHYFWAVAKTGSITRASEQLNLTPQTISGQISLFEQTYALELFQRAGRQLELTETGRQALVYAEQMFQIGGELEAMLRAGPQEQILFRVGVADVVPKSIVYRLLAPTMELDEVLRINCREDKLERLLADLAIQRLDLVISDSPMPGNLDIKGYSQKLGECGLSFFATPALAQRLDGPFPACLQDAPLLVPGQETVVRSRLLRWLGEQQVQPRIVGEFDDSALMQAFGQSGSGIFVAPSVIAEEVCRQYGVTLIGQTEAVHESFYAISVERKVKHPGIVAITEGARRELFHW; from the coding sequence GTGCTCAACTATCGCCAGCTTCATTACTTCTGGGCCGTGGCCAAGACTGGCAGCATCACCCGCGCCAGCGAACAACTGAACCTCACACCGCAGACCATCAGCGGGCAGATTAGCCTGTTCGAGCAAACCTACGCCCTGGAACTGTTCCAGCGCGCCGGCCGGCAGTTGGAGCTGACCGAGACCGGCCGCCAGGCGCTGGTGTATGCAGAGCAGATGTTCCAGATCGGCGGCGAACTGGAAGCCATGCTCCGCGCCGGCCCGCAGGAGCAGATCCTGTTCCGCGTGGGGGTGGCCGACGTGGTGCCCAAATCCATCGTCTACCGCCTGCTGGCACCGACCATGGAGCTGGACGAAGTGCTGCGCATAAATTGCCGCGAAGACAAGCTTGAGCGGTTGCTGGCCGACCTGGCCATCCAGCGCCTGGACCTGGTGATTTCCGACAGCCCGATGCCCGGCAACCTGGACATCAAGGGCTATAGCCAGAAGCTGGGTGAATGCGGCCTGAGCTTCTTCGCCACGCCGGCGCTGGCACAACGCCTGGACGGCCCCTTCCCCGCCTGCCTGCAGGATGCTCCACTGCTGGTGCCTGGCCAGGAAACGGTGGTGCGCAGCCGCCTGCTGCGGTGGCTGGGTGAGCAACAGGTGCAGCCACGCATCGTCGGCGAGTTCGATGACAGCGCCCTGATGCAGGCGTTCGGCCAGTCGGGCAGCGGCATTTTCGTCGCCCCCAGCGTGATCGCCGAAGAAGTGTGCCGCCAGTATGGCGTGACGCTGATCGGCCAGACCGAGGCCGTGCACGAATCGTTCTATGCCATTTCGGTAGAGCGCAAGGTCAAGCACCCGGGGATCGTGGCGATTACCGAAGGCGCGCGGCGGGAGTTGTTTCATTGGTGA
- a CDS encoding TerC family protein — MEYLLELAASPTAWVALATLVAMEVVLGIDNLIFISILTNKLPVEYRSKARRIGISMALVMRLALLSTVAWIVQLTDPVFEVFGNAFSWKDVILIAGGLFLLWKATKEIHESVDPHGAKEEAKVGSTVTLGFAAAIFQILLLDIVFSVDSIITAVGMTEHLPIMIIAVIAAVIVMMVAADPLANFINDNPTVVMLALGFLIMIGMTLIAEGFGAHVPKGYVYAAMAFSTVIEILNILTRRARVKREAAEG, encoded by the coding sequence ATGGAATACTTGCTGGAACTCGCCGCTAGCCCTACCGCCTGGGTTGCCTTGGCTACATTGGTGGCCATGGAAGTTGTGCTGGGCATCGACAACCTGATCTTCATCTCCATCCTGACCAACAAACTGCCTGTGGAGTACCGCTCCAAGGCACGCCGTATCGGTATCAGCATGGCGTTGGTGATGCGCCTGGCCTTGCTCAGCACGGTGGCCTGGATCGTACAGCTGACCGACCCGGTGTTCGAAGTGTTCGGAAACGCCTTCTCCTGGAAGGATGTGATCCTGATCGCCGGTGGCCTGTTCCTGCTGTGGAAGGCGACCAAGGAAATCCACGAAAGCGTCGACCCGCACGGTGCCAAGGAAGAAGCCAAAGTCGGTTCTACCGTTACCCTGGGCTTTGCGGCGGCAATCTTCCAGATCCTGCTGCTGGACATCGTCTTCTCGGTCGACAGCATCATCACCGCAGTGGGCATGACCGAGCACTTGCCGATCATGATCATCGCCGTGATCGCCGCAGTAATCGTCATGATGGTGGCCGCCGACCCGCTGGCCAACTTCATCAATGACAACCCGACGGTGGTCATGCTGGCTTTGGGCTTCCTGATCATGATCGGCATGACGCTGATCGCCGAAGGCTTTGGCGCTCATGTGCCGAAAGGGTATGTGTATGCGGCCATGGCGTTCTCGACGGTGATCGAGATCCTCAACATCCTGACCCGTCGGGCACGGGTGAAGCGTGAGGCGGCTGAAGGCTGA